One window from the genome of Microcebus murinus isolate Inina chromosome X, M.murinus_Inina_mat1.0, whole genome shotgun sequence encodes:
- the LDOC1 gene encoding protein LDOC1 — protein sequence MVDELVLLLHALLMRHRALTIENSQLMEQLRLLVCERASLLRQVRPPSCPVPFPETFNGDSSRLPEFIVQTASYMLVNENRFCNDAMKVAFLISLLTGEAEEWVVPYIEMDSPMLGDYRAFLEEMKQCFGWDDDEDDDDEEDDY from the coding sequence GGATGAGCTGGTGCTGCTGCTCCATGCGCTCCTGATGCGACACCGAGCCCTGACCATCGAGAACAGCCAGCTCATGGAACAACTGCGGCTGCTAGTGTGCGAGAGGGCCAGCCTGCTGCGCCAGGTACGTCCGCCAAGCTGCCCGGTGCCCTTCCCTGAAACGTTTAATGGCGACAGCTCCCGGCTCCCCGAGTTTATTGTGCAGACGGCGTCTTACATGCTTGTGAATGAGAACCGATTCTGCAACGACGCCATGAAGGTGGCCTTCCTAATCAGCCTCCTCACTGGGGAAGCCGAGGAGTGGGTGGTGCCCTACATCGAGATGGATAGCCCCATGCTAGGTGATTACCGGGCTTTTCTTGAGGAGATGAAACAGTGTTTTGGCTGGGATGACGACGAAGACGACGACGACGAGGAGGATGATTACTAG